The proteins below come from a single Candidatus Chlamydia sanziniae genomic window:
- a CDS encoding glycine--tRNA ligase gives MSAQALTLQSMIATILQFWSEQGCVIHQGYDLEVGAGTFNPATFLRALGPEPYKAAYVEPSRRPQDGRYGMHPNRLQNYHQLQVILKPVPEDFLFLYKQSLRAIGLELRDHDLRLVHDDWENPTIGAWGLGWEVWLDGMEITQLTYFQAIGSKPLDTISGEITYGIERIAMYLQKKNSIYDVLWNNTLTYGQITQASEKAWSHYNFDYANTHMWLKHFEDFANEAMATLEHGLPIPAYDFVIKASHAFNILDARGVISVTERTRYITRIRQLARLVADRYLEWRASLHHPIANSLVPQFKKAIPCSLPSISTAEDFLLEIGSEELPATFVPIGIQQLEFLTKKLFADYNLRYENLEVFGSPRRLALLVKKLCPSAIQNAEEKKGPILSSLFTESGKVTPQGEQFFAAQNVPITHYRELAHYLQFTIHEVNQAKYLFRIIPETCQQTTEILVQKLPLLIQAMQFPKKMIWETSNIEYPRPIRWLVALYGNHVLPITLGKILASQNSQGHAQLNPREIFIPSPQLYLDTLRNACVVVSQKERRLVIEQGLRMHSSTTISPVSFPRLLEEIIFLTEHPFVTCAQFPIAFCSLPKELLIAEMVNHQKYFPTQDTLGAITHYFILVSDNSPNDIIIGGNEKALTPRLTDGAFLFDQDLNTALMTFVDKLKSVTYFDALGSLYDKVERLKAHKEVLYPLLPLGGLEDLDIAVKYCKVDLVSAVVNEFPELQGIMGEHYLKHAGLPTAAAVAVGEHLRHITTGQMISPTGTLLSLLDRLDNLLACFILGFKPTSSHDPYALRRQSLEILTLLSALELSIDFVLLLDRFADHFPTKIQNISWNKSFIVEEVISFLWGRLRTFLTSLGFSKDEITVVLGNSTIKDPIKIIHAVAALHQLKKANPNILVEITTTHHRLKKIIASLKLSTTSFVITEHGGEKEKKFKEALEKFLEFPEKTSQDKLVEYFLTLSHLCLDIQAFLDNVHINSDNAALKKLRTSLLVTAMEKFCAYHWEALVF, from the coding sequence ATGTCAGCTCAAGCTCTTACTTTACAATCCATGATTGCAACAATTTTGCAATTTTGGAGCGAGCAAGGATGCGTGATTCATCAAGGCTATGACTTAGAGGTTGGTGCTGGAACCTTTAATCCTGCGACTTTTCTTCGTGCATTAGGTCCTGAGCCTTATAAAGCTGCCTATGTCGAGCCCTCAAGACGCCCTCAAGATGGGCGTTATGGTATGCACCCGAATCGATTACAAAATTACCATCAACTTCAAGTAATTTTAAAGCCAGTTCCTGAAGATTTTCTTTTTCTTTATAAACAATCGCTTCGAGCTATTGGCTTAGAGTTACGTGATCACGATCTTCGTTTAGTCCATGATGATTGGGAAAATCCAACAATTGGAGCCTGGGGCTTAGGCTGGGAGGTATGGTTAGATGGTATGGAAATTACCCAGTTAACCTATTTTCAAGCCATTGGAAGTAAACCTCTAGATACAATTAGTGGGGAAATTACTTATGGTATTGAAAGAATCGCCATGTATTTGCAAAAGAAAAATTCTATTTATGATGTCTTATGGAACAATACCTTAACCTATGGGCAGATTACACAAGCCTCTGAAAAAGCATGGAGTCACTACAATTTTGATTATGCTAATACACACATGTGGCTAAAACACTTTGAGGACTTTGCTAATGAGGCTATGGCAACATTGGAGCACGGGCTTCCTATTCCTGCATATGATTTTGTGATTAAAGCATCGCATGCTTTTAATATCCTTGATGCTCGAGGTGTGATTTCTGTTACGGAACGTACGCGCTACATTACCCGCATTCGACAACTTGCTCGTTTGGTGGCCGATCGCTATTTAGAATGGCGTGCTTCTCTGCATCATCCTATAGCGAATTCCCTTGTACCCCAATTTAAGAAGGCGATTCCATGTTCTTTACCATCTATTTCTACTGCTGAAGATTTTTTATTAGAAATTGGTTCTGAGGAACTCCCTGCCACGTTTGTCCCCATAGGGATTCAGCAATTAGAGTTTTTGACAAAAAAACTCTTCGCTGATTACAACCTAAGATATGAAAATCTAGAGGTCTTCGGTTCTCCAAGAAGACTTGCTCTGCTTGTGAAAAAATTGTGTCCTTCAGCCATTCAAAATGCCGAAGAAAAAAAAGGGCCAATTTTATCTTCCCTATTCACGGAGTCTGGTAAGGTTACACCTCAAGGTGAACAATTTTTCGCTGCACAAAATGTCCCTATTACTCATTACAGAGAGCTTGCTCATTATCTCCAATTTACTATTCACGAAGTCAATCAGGCTAAGTATTTGTTTCGCATCATTCCTGAAACGTGTCAGCAAACTACAGAGATTTTAGTTCAAAAGCTTCCTCTTTTAATTCAAGCAATGCAGTTTCCAAAGAAGATGATTTGGGAGACTAGCAATATAGAATACCCCCGACCTATTCGTTGGTTAGTTGCTCTTTATGGAAATCATGTCTTACCCATAACTTTAGGAAAGATTCTAGCTTCTCAGAACTCCCAAGGTCATGCACAATTGAATCCAAGGGAAATTTTTATACCTTCTCCCCAGCTTTATTTAGATACTTTAAGAAATGCTTGTGTTGTTGTTTCTCAAAAGGAAAGACGTTTGGTTATTGAACAAGGATTAAGGATGCACAGCTCTACAACAATTTCTCCTGTGTCTTTCCCTCGTTTGTTAGAGGAGATAATTTTTTTAACAGAACATCCTTTTGTTACATGTGCACAATTCCCTATAGCATTCTGTTCTTTACCCAAAGAGCTCCTTATCGCAGAAATGGTGAATCATCAAAAATATTTCCCTACTCAAGACACATTGGGAGCAATTACCCACTATTTTATTCTTGTCTCTGATAATTCTCCTAATGACATTATTATTGGAGGCAATGAAAAAGCTTTAACTCCTCGTCTTACTGACGGGGCTTTTTTATTTGACCAAGATCTGAATACAGCTTTAATGACTTTTGTAGATAAGCTTAAATCTGTCACTTATTTTGATGCTCTTGGTTCACTTTATGATAAAGTGGAACGTTTAAAAGCACATAAAGAAGTTTTGTATCCCCTACTACCTTTAGGAGGGCTTGAGGATCTCGATATTGCAGTTAAATATTGCAAGGTAGATTTAGTCTCTGCAGTTGTTAATGAGTTTCCAGAACTTCAAGGTATTATGGGAGAGCATTATCTCAAGCATGCGGGACTACCGACAGCTGCAGCGGTTGCTGTAGGGGAGCATTTGCGTCATATTACAACGGGACAAATGATCTCACCTACAGGAACGCTGCTCTCTCTTTTGGATCGTCTAGATAACTTACTTGCCTGTTTTATTTTAGGATTTAAGCCGACATCTTCGCATGATCCCTACGCACTACGTCGCCAGTCTTTAGAGATTTTAACTTTATTATCTGCCCTAGAGCTTTCTATAGATTTTGTCTTGCTTCTGGATCGTTTTGCTGATCATTTTCCTACTAAAATTCAAAATATCTCTTGGAACAAATCTTTTATAGTTGAAGAGGTTATAAGTTTTCTTTGGGGTAGATTGAGGACATTTCTTACTTCGTTAGGCTTTAGTAAAGACGAAATTACTGTTGTGCTTGGAAACTCCACAATTAAAGATCCTATAAAAATTATTCATGCTGTTGCAGCTCTGCACCAACTTAAAAAGGCAAATCCCAATATTTTAGTAGAAATTACGACAACGCATCACCGATTGAAAAAGATTATTGCCTCTTTAAAGCTTTCTACGACAAGTTTTGTCATTACAGAGCATGGTGGGGAAAAAGAAAAGAAATTTAAGGAGGCACTTGAAAAATTCCTAGAGTTTCCTGAGAAGACTTCACAAGACAAGCTTGTGGAATATTTTTTAACATTAAGTCATCTTTGTTTAGACATCCAGGCATTTTTAGACAATGTTCATATCAACAGCGATAATGCTGCACTTAAAAAGTTACGGACTTCTTTATTAGTAACTGCTATGGAAAAGTTTTGTGCCTATCATTGGGAAGCCCTGGTATTTTAA
- a CDS encoding CDP-alcohol phosphatidyltransferase family protein: MGLPNYITFSRLFITPIFMILYLKGNWFGINPVILPYVLLFLLAISELTDAIDGYIARKLSQVTDLGKLLDPMTDSIYRISLYLTFTQPPVNLPLILVFIFLARDSVISTLRTVCAFRGCVVAARTSGKIKAILQAFSFFLIILAMMPHSLGIISDNQLEVFVSIVVSIVAIYSLGSGIEYFWVHKSVLLHRPKGKNTETQIYDNKDR; encoded by the coding sequence GTGGGACTACCTAATTATATCACTTTTTCCCGGCTATTTATAACACCAATTTTTATGATTCTCTATTTAAAAGGAAATTGGTTTGGAATCAATCCTGTAATTTTACCGTATGTTCTTTTATTCTTATTGGCAATTTCTGAGCTAACAGATGCTATTGATGGCTATATTGCAAGAAAATTATCGCAAGTTACTGATCTCGGGAAACTTCTCGATCCTATGACAGATAGTATCTATAGAATCTCATTATATCTCACCTTTACACAACCTCCTGTTAATCTCCCTCTAATTCTTGTATTTATCTTCTTGGCCAGGGATTCTGTTATCAGCACGCTACGCACTGTTTGTGCATTTCGGGGGTGTGTGGTTGCTGCTAGAACCAGTGGTAAAATCAAAGCAATATTGCAAGCATTCAGCTTTTTCTTAATTATTCTAGCCATGATGCCCCACTCTCTAGGAATCATTTCTGATAACCAACTAGAAGTTTTTGTTTCTATAGTTGTCTCTATTGTCGCTATCTATTCCTTAGGCTCTGGAATAGAATATTTCTGGGTACATAAAAGCGTTTTACTTCACCGACCTAAAGGGAAAAACACTGAGACACAAATTTATGATAATAAAGACCGGTAA
- the glgA gene encoding glycogen synthase GlgA, with amino-acid sequence MRILQIAIEFAPILKVGGLADAVASLSKALGKHHEVEVILPYYPLIFNAVFPHVFSKRSFCYNFLGKQHASTISYLYEGLVLTIVKLDTQIELFSTKTIYSDNDILRFTAFATAVAAYIHEAEPADIVHLHDWHVALLAGLLKHPESTHYAKIIFTIHNFDYRGYCSTQLLAATRLDDFHLRNYQLFRDPQTSVMMKGGLYCSDYITTVSPTYAQEILDDYSDYEIHDALLAKSSVFSGILNGIDKHAWDPATDPSLAVNYDSSLLNQPEVLFTRKEENKAALYEKLGLCFAYSPLICIVSRIVEQKGPEFMKATILHAMENAYALVIIGTCYDKEILRQFSNLQESLANSSNIRLILDYNDPLARLTYAAADMICIPSHVEPCGLTQQIAMRYGTVPLVRKTGGLADTVISDVNGFTFSSTENFNEFWEMLNRAVMTYRYEPDIWFNLIEEGMLRPLELDIVAEHYENLYRSLLS; translated from the coding sequence ATGAGAATCTTACAAATCGCGATAGAATTTGCTCCTATCTTGAAAGTTGGCGGTTTAGCCGATGCTGTTGCAAGTTTATCAAAAGCCCTAGGAAAGCATCATGAGGTAGAAGTTATTCTTCCTTATTATCCTTTAATTTTTAATGCTGTTTTTCCCCATGTTTTTTCCAAGCGATCTTTTTGTTATAATTTTTTAGGTAAGCAACATGCTTCCACCATTTCTTATTTATATGAGGGTTTAGTCCTTACAATAGTCAAGCTAGATACACAGATTGAACTTTTTTCAACTAAAACAATTTATTCTGACAATGATATCTTACGGTTTACAGCATTTGCAACAGCAGTAGCAGCTTATATCCACGAGGCTGAACCTGCAGATATTGTTCATCTTCATGATTGGCATGTAGCGTTGCTGGCAGGACTTCTAAAGCATCCTGAGAGTACTCACTATGCAAAAATTATTTTTACCATTCATAATTTTGATTATCGGGGGTATTGTAGCACGCAACTTCTTGCAGCAACGAGGTTAGATGACTTTCATTTAAGGAACTATCAGTTATTTCGAGATCCTCAGACCTCAGTAATGATGAAAGGGGGGTTGTATTGTTCGGATTATATTACTACAGTATCACCTACGTATGCTCAAGAAATTCTAGACGACTACTCCGATTATGAAATTCATGATGCACTGTTAGCAAAAAGTTCTGTATTTTCTGGTATTTTAAATGGAATTGATAAACATGCTTGGGATCCAGCAACAGATCCTTCCTTAGCTGTAAACTATGATAGTAGCCTGCTAAATCAACCAGAGGTTCTATTTACTAGAAAAGAAGAGAATAAAGCAGCTTTGTATGAAAAATTAGGCTTATGTTTTGCATACTCTCCCTTAATTTGCATTGTTTCTCGAATTGTTGAGCAAAAAGGGCCTGAATTTATGAAAGCAACGATTCTACATGCTATGGAAAATGCCTATGCTCTTGTAATCATTGGGACATGTTATGATAAGGAGATTTTACGTCAATTTTCCAATTTACAGGAATCGTTGGCTAATTCATCCAACATTCGTTTAATCTTGGATTATAATGATCCCCTGGCTCGTCTCACCTATGCTGCTGCAGATATGATCTGCATACCCTCCCATGTGGAGCCATGTGGTCTAACCCAACAGATTGCTATGCGTTATGGTACAGTACCTCTAGTTCGAAAAACTGGGGGTCTTGCGGACACGGTAATTTCTGATGTTAATGGATTTACCTTTTCTAGCACTGAAAATTTTAATGAATTTTGGGAAATGCTAAATCGAGCAGTGATGACCTATCGTTATGAACCCGATATCTGGTTCAATCTAATAGAAGAAGGAATGCTACGTCCTTTAGAGTTAGATATTGTAGCAGAACATTACGAAAATCTTTACCGGTCTTTATTATCATAA
- a CDS encoding 50S ribosomal protein L25/general stress protein Ctc: protein MELVVTSRETGKKSFLKKIRQQGGIPAVIYSTGKSVAVANIVVDAFVFKKFLSNLESGGLSSTVFSLSYLGQTIKALVKGIQYQITTYDVIHLDFEELMEDRPIKLNIPIRCTNTVDCIGVKLGGSLRQVIRSIRVVCKPKDIVSFLELDVQSVGLSQTRYLSDIAIPEGIQPITSLKEVAVTVSRR, encoded by the coding sequence ATGGAGCTTGTAGTTACAAGTCGAGAGACTGGTAAGAAATCCTTTCTTAAAAAAATTCGTCAACAGGGAGGAATTCCTGCTGTAATTTACTCTACTGGAAAGAGCGTGGCTGTGGCTAATATTGTAGTTGATGCTTTTGTCTTTAAGAAATTTCTTTCCAATCTAGAAAGTGGGGGACTCTCATCAACAGTTTTTTCGTTGTCTTATCTAGGGCAGACCATAAAAGCTTTAGTTAAAGGAATTCAATATCAAATAACCACATATGATGTAATCCATCTCGATTTTGAAGAATTAATGGAGGATCGTCCTATAAAATTAAATATTCCTATTCGTTGCACGAATACTGTAGATTGTATCGGTGTAAAATTGGGAGGATCCTTACGACAAGTCATTCGTTCAATTCGAGTCGTATGTAAACCTAAGGATATTGTTTCTTTTTTAGAACTTGATGTCCAGTCTGTTGGATTATCACAAACACGATATTTGTCCGATATTGCGATTCCTGAAGGTATTCAGCCAATCACCTCCCTTAAAGAAGTCGCTGTAACCGTCTCTAGAAGATAA
- the pth gene encoding aminoacyl-tRNA hydrolase produces MARLIVAIGNPGAQYKVTRHNIGFLLADKLVQELDGSAFKSLLGCDSSLAKVESISGTLLFIKPHTFVNLSGKAVVKVKKYFHIALEHILVLADDVNHPFGKLRLRFRAGSGGHKGIKSITEMLGSNDYWQLRLGIGKPSETITGLSDFVLGEFSEKEQIQLDSIFTEAKTLFAQWCAEPRVA; encoded by the coding sequence ATGGCAAGACTTATTGTTGCTATAGGAAACCCCGGAGCTCAGTACAAAGTTACTCGACATAATATTGGTTTCTTATTAGCAGATAAATTAGTTCAAGAACTCGATGGCTCGGCTTTTAAATCTCTATTAGGATGCGATTCCTCCTTGGCTAAAGTGGAATCTATTTCAGGGACCTTATTATTCATCAAACCCCACACTTTTGTTAACTTAAGTGGTAAAGCAGTTGTGAAAGTAAAAAAATATTTTCATATTGCTCTCGAACATATTCTTGTTCTTGCTGATGACGTAAACCACCCCTTCGGTAAACTGCGTCTTCGCTTTAGAGCAGGAAGTGGGGGACATAAGGGTATCAAAAGTATTACTGAGATGCTGGGATCCAATGATTACTGGCAACTTAGGTTGGGAATAGGAAAACCCTCAGAGACAATAACTGGTTTGTCTGATTTTGTTTTGGGAGAATTCTCAGAAAAAGAACAAATTCAATTAGATTCCATATTCACTGAAGCAAAGACTCTGTTCGCACAATGGTGTGCAGAACCTCGAGTGGCTTAG
- the rpsF gene encoding 30S ribosomal protein S6, translating into MGKKANQLYEGAYVFSVTLSEEARRKALDKVIAGITNYGGEINKIHDQGRKKLAYTIRGAREGYYYFIYFTVIPEAIAELWKEYHLNEDLLRFMTLRADSVKESLEFASLPE; encoded by the coding sequence ATGGGAAAAAAAGCAAATCAACTTTACGAAGGTGCCTATGTATTTAGTGTGACTCTGAGTGAAGAAGCTAGACGGAAGGCTTTGGATAAAGTTATTGCAGGTATAACTAACTACGGTGGTGAAATTAATAAAATTCACGATCAAGGACGTAAGAAACTAGCGTATACAATTCGTGGAGCAAGAGAAGGCTACTATTATTTTATTTATTTTACTGTGATTCCCGAAGCTATAGCAGAGCTTTGGAAAGAGTATCACTTAAATGAAGATCTTTTGCGTTTCATGACTCTCCGAGCTGATTCAGTAAAAGAGAGTCTTGAGTTTGCCTCTTTACCCGAATAA
- the rpsR gene encoding 30S ribosomal protein S18, whose amino-acid sequence MNKPVHNHEHRRKRFNKKCPFVSAGWKTIDYKDIETLKKFITERGKVLPRRITGVSSRFQGILAQAIKRARHLGLLPFVGED is encoded by the coding sequence ATGAATAAACCCGTTCATAATCACGAACACAGAAGAAAGCGTTTTAATAAAAAATGCCCTTTCGTTTCTGCAGGTTGGAAAACAATAGATTATAAAGATATTGAAACTTTAAAAAAATTCATCACCGAAAGAGGTAAGGTTTTACCTAGAAGAATTACTGGTGTTTCGTCCCGCTTCCAAGGCATTCTTGCTCAAGCAATCAAAAGAGCCCGTCATTTAGGATTGCTGCCATTTGTTGGAGAAGATTAA
- the rplI gene encoding 50S ribosomal protein L9 — protein sequence MKQQLLLLQDVEGLGRSGDLVTARSGYIRNYLIPQKKAIIAGIGTLRLQTKLKEQRLLQAAADKAESEKLAELLKDIVLEFQVRVDPENKMYGSVTISDMIEAAANKNIPLLRKNFPHAHYAIKNLGKKRVPLKLKEEVTAILIVDVISDNEYVVVLESSNNTNVANQSEGNQSS from the coding sequence ATGAAACAACAGTTACTTTTACTCCAGGATGTAGAGGGACTCGGGCGTAGCGGAGATCTTGTGACAGCACGCTCTGGATATATTCGTAACTACCTGATTCCTCAAAAGAAAGCAATTATCGCAGGAATAGGAACCTTACGTTTGCAAACAAAATTAAAGGAACAGCGTTTACTCCAAGCTGCTGCTGATAAGGCGGAATCTGAAAAACTTGCCGAACTTCTTAAAGATATTGTTTTGGAATTTCAGGTTCGTGTAGATCCAGAAAACAAAATGTACGGCTCTGTAACAATTTCTGATATGATCGAAGCAGCTGCGAACAAAAACATACCTTTACTTAGAAAAAATTTTCCTCACGCTCATTACGCAATTAAAAATTTGGGTAAAAAACGCGTACCTTTAAAACTAAAAGAGGAAGTCACTGCAATATTAATTGTAGATGTAATCTCTGATAATGAATATGTTGTTGTTCTGGAATCAAGCAACAATACTAATGTTGCAAATCAATCAGAAGGAAATCAATCGAGTTAA
- the ispE gene encoding 4-(cytidine 5'-diphospho)-2-C-methyl-D-erythritol kinase has translation MKYFSPAKLNLFLKIWGERPDNFHELITLYQAIDLGDFLSLENSTEDCLFCNISELASSRNLIWKSLSIFRRETQIIQPVKWRLHKQIPIGSGLGGGSSNAATALYALNEYFETHLPLITLQHWAEEIGSDVPFFFSSGCALGKGRGEKLVSYCQPNPKHKYVIYLNSKGVSTPEAYKKLLPTDFSKRKNKQTFYGENDLEKSVFRFRKDLRNKKLMLERIWSPYHSYVLMSGSGATLFVCYPEQLEEDDQIATDIRIRIKQTQGVPVNCLYRQNLWYIKPFLTCKNKQLKNFVQQK, from the coding sequence ATGAAGTATTTTTCTCCTGCAAAGCTTAATCTTTTTTTAAAGATTTGGGGAGAACGTCCTGATAATTTTCATGAACTCATAACACTATATCAAGCTATAGATCTTGGAGATTTCCTGTCCCTAGAAAATAGTACAGAAGATTGTCTTTTCTGTAATATCTCAGAGCTAGCTTCTTCGAGAAATCTTATTTGGAAAAGCCTTTCTATTTTTAGAAGAGAGACACAAATTATACAACCAGTAAAGTGGCGGTTGCATAAGCAAATTCCTATAGGTTCTGGATTAGGAGGAGGGAGTAGCAATGCAGCTACGGCTCTTTACGCCCTTAACGAATACTTTGAAACCCATCTTCCGTTAATTACTCTTCAACATTGGGCAGAAGAAATCGGCAGTGATGTTCCCTTTTTTTTCTCTTCAGGATGTGCATTAGGAAAGGGACGAGGAGAAAAATTAGTTTCCTATTGCCAACCTAACCCCAAACATAAGTATGTTATATACCTCAACTCTAAGGGAGTCTCAACTCCAGAGGCTTATAAAAAGTTATTGCCTACTGACTTTAGCAAACGAAAAAATAAACAAACATTTTATGGTGAGAATGATCTAGAAAAATCTGTATTTCGTTTTCGAAAGGATCTTCGTAATAAAAAACTTATGCTAGAAAGGATATGGAGTCCTTATCATAGCTATGTGTTAATGTCAGGATCAGGAGCTACTTTATTTGTTTGCTATCCAGAACAATTGGAAGAAGATGATCAGATTGCTACGGACATTCGCATACGCATTAAACAAACTCAAGGAGTACCCGTCAATTGCTTGTATAGGCAGAATCTCTGGTATATAAAACCATTTCTTACTTGCAAAAATAAGCAGCTAAAGAATTTTGTACAACAGAAATAA
- a CDS encoding putative Na+/H+ antiporter, protein MILPPYSTSLKIGATALFFCSIFHTFLTPWLHRLCQSYEHKKLVVPEFWKHYAPISEFYRLVSKVEIVFCLWSVPLFCWFLYTEGYRITLAYFNSRNYSFAVFVMVILVLLESRPIVYLAERLLSTIAKIGRTSPKSWWWTLMIATPLLSALLKETGAMIIGATLLMRHFYIFSPSRRFAYATMGLLFSNISIGGLTSSMSSRALFIILPSIKWKCSFLLQYFSWKAIIAILVATAVYYLIFRKEFDKFPEIPNIKHLIKDRIPWWIICTHIILVSAILLSRSNPLFMTTILLFYLGFRRFTIFYQEPINIPKVCFVGLFYAGLVIFGDLQEWWVLNLMQGMSDFGYMLTSYGLSIFLDNALVNYLVHNLPVATDCYLYLVITGCMAAGGLTLVSNIPNIIGYLILKPAFRMSSIHFGSLFLAALVPSIIALTIFWLLRNIPEFVYCFFR, encoded by the coding sequence ATGATTTTGCCTCCCTACTCAACATCTTTAAAAATAGGAGCTACTGCCCTCTTTTTTTGCTCTATATTCCACACATTTTTAACTCCGTGGTTACATCGGCTCTGCCAATCTTACGAACATAAAAAATTGGTGGTCCCAGAGTTCTGGAAACACTACGCTCCTATTTCAGAGTTCTATCGTCTCGTAAGTAAAGTAGAAATTGTTTTTTGCCTTTGGTCTGTACCACTCTTTTGTTGGTTTCTCTATACAGAAGGATATAGAATTACCTTAGCCTATTTTAATAGCAGAAATTATAGCTTCGCAGTATTCGTCATGGTTATTCTTGTTCTTTTAGAATCTCGACCCATAGTATATCTTGCAGAACGGTTACTTTCTACAATTGCCAAGATAGGACGTACCTCGCCAAAATCATGGTGGTGGACTTTAATGATTGCTACGCCACTCCTCTCAGCATTGCTAAAAGAAACCGGAGCAATGATTATTGGTGCTACCTTGCTTATGCGCCATTTTTATATATTTTCTCCTTCACGTCGTTTTGCTTATGCCACAATGGGATTACTTTTTTCTAATATTTCTATTGGAGGCTTAACAAGTTCAATGTCTTCACGAGCCCTCTTCATCATTTTACCTTCCATAAAATGGAAGTGTTCCTTTCTCTTACAATATTTTTCTTGGAAAGCTATCATTGCTATTCTTGTTGCTACCGCGGTCTATTACCTAATTTTTCGTAAAGAATTCGATAAATTTCCAGAAATCCCAAATATCAAACATCTTATCAAAGATCGGATTCCTTGGTGGATTATCTGTACTCATATCATTTTAGTAAGCGCAATTTTATTATCACGATCCAATCCTTTATTTATGACAACTATTCTACTGTTTTACTTGGGATTTCGAAGATTCACAATTTTTTATCAAGAACCAATCAATATCCCTAAAGTATGCTTTGTTGGTCTTTTTTACGCAGGACTAGTGATTTTTGGGGATCTACAAGAATGGTGGGTCCTCAACCTTATGCAGGGGATGTCTGATTTCGGTTATATGCTCACCTCATATGGGCTTTCTATATTTTTAGATAACGCTTTAGTAAATTACTTAGTACACAACCTACCCGTTGCAACAGATTGCTACCTTTATCTTGTTATCACAGGCTGCATGGCAGCAGGAGGATTAACCTTAGTCTCAAATATCCCAAACATCATAGGCTATCTTATCCTCAAACCTGCCTTTAGAATGTCATCAATCCATTTCGGATCATTATTCTTAGCAGCCTTGGTTCCCTCAATTATCGCTTTGACAATATTTTGGTTGCTAAGAAATATTCCTGAATTCGTCTATTGCTTCTTTAGATAG